The following proteins are encoded in a genomic region of Aptenodytes patagonicus chromosome 13, bAptPat1.pri.cur, whole genome shotgun sequence:
- the NTHL1 gene encoding endonuclease III-like protein 1 isoform X1: MCAAVSAGGGRAAARRLGRAGGAAGVSRVHSTAGIPRRSRRRKSIAIAYESAQGDGAEQGASEPQRPRWEPRDWRQQLERIQEMRRNRDAPVDEMGVEKCYDSSAPPQVMRYQVLLSLMLSSQTKDQVTSAAMLRLRQHGLTVDSILQMDDATLGRIIYPVGFWRNKVKYIKQTTAILKQKYGGDIPRTVEELVQLPGVGPKMAHLAMNIAWDSVSGIESSTFVLRVSLPSCFTCLFLPARGGSPCRALYLVCCDRQLLAVLSLFRDLWREINWLLVGFGQQTCLPVNPRCNECLNQDICPAAKRR, from the exons ATGTGCGCGGCCGTGTCCGCCGGCGGtgggcgggcggcggcccggcggctcggcagggccgggggggcggccggAG TGAGCCGGGTCCACAGCACAGCCGGCATCCCGAggcgcagcaggaggaggaagagcatcgCCATTGCCTACGAATCTGCGCAGGGGGACGGTGCCGAGCAGGGGGCGTCGGAGCCCCAGAGACCACGCTGGGAGCCAAGGGACTGGCGGCAGCAGTTGGAGCGCATCCAGGAAATGCGGAGGAACAGAGATGCTCCCGTCGATGAGATGGGAGTGGAGAAGTGTTACGACAGCAGCGCACCTCCACAG GTTATGCGCTACCAAGTTCTGCTGTCACTGATGCTCTCCAGCCAGACCAAGGACCAGGTGACATCAGCTGCCATGCTGCGCCTGAGGCAGCATGGCCTCACAGTCGACAGTATTTTGCAGATGGATGACGCGACGCTTGGGCGGATCATTTACCCTGTAGGATTCTGGAGG AACAAGGTGAAGTACATAAAGCAGACAACAGCCATCCTGAAGCAGAAGTACGGGGGCGACATACCGAGAACTGTGGAGGAGCTGGTGCAGCTGCCAGGGGTTGGGCCCAAAATGGCCCACTTGGCCATGAACATTGCCTGGGACAGTGTCTCCGGGATAG AAAGCAGCACGTTTGTTCTGCGAGTGAGCCTCCCCTCCTGTTTCACTTGCCTGTTCCTGCCGGCCCGCGGAGGAAGCCCGTGCCGGGCGCTGTACCTGGTGTGCTGTGACAGGCAGCTTTTGGCTGTGCTCTCTCTGTTCAG GGATCTCTGGAGGGAGATAAACTGGCTCTTGGTGGGCTTTGGccagcagacctgcctgcctgTGAATCCTCGCTGCAACGAATGCCTCAATCAAGACATTTGCCCAGCTGCTAAGAGACGCTGA
- the NTHL1 gene encoding endonuclease III-like protein 1 isoform X3, with protein MCAAVSAGGGRAAARRLGRAGGAAGVSRVHSTAGIPRRSRRRKSIAIAYESAQGDGAEQGASEPQRPRWEPRDWRQQLERIQEMRRNRDAPVDEMGVEKCYDSSAPPQVMRYQVLLSLMLSSQTKDQVTSAAMLRLRQHGLTVDSILQMDDATLGRIIYPVGFWRNKVKYIKQTTAILKQKYGGDIPRTVEELVQLPGVGPKMAHLAMNIAWDSVSGIGRKQHVCSASEPPLLFHLPVPAGPRRKPVPGAVPGVL; from the exons ATGTGCGCGGCCGTGTCCGCCGGCGGtgggcgggcggcggcccggcggctcggcagggccgggggggcggccggAG TGAGCCGGGTCCACAGCACAGCCGGCATCCCGAggcgcagcaggaggaggaagagcatcgCCATTGCCTACGAATCTGCGCAGGGGGACGGTGCCGAGCAGGGGGCGTCGGAGCCCCAGAGACCACGCTGGGAGCCAAGGGACTGGCGGCAGCAGTTGGAGCGCATCCAGGAAATGCGGAGGAACAGAGATGCTCCCGTCGATGAGATGGGAGTGGAGAAGTGTTACGACAGCAGCGCACCTCCACAG GTTATGCGCTACCAAGTTCTGCTGTCACTGATGCTCTCCAGCCAGACCAAGGACCAGGTGACATCAGCTGCCATGCTGCGCCTGAGGCAGCATGGCCTCACAGTCGACAGTATTTTGCAGATGGATGACGCGACGCTTGGGCGGATCATTTACCCTGTAGGATTCTGGAGG AACAAGGTGAAGTACATAAAGCAGACAACAGCCATCCTGAAGCAGAAGTACGGGGGCGACATACCGAGAACTGTGGAGGAGCTGGTGCAGCTGCCAGGGGTTGGGCCCAAAATGGCCCACTTGGCCATGAACATTGCCTGGGACAGTGTCTCCGGGATAG GAAGAAAGCAGCACGTTTGTTCTGCGAGTGAGCCTCCCCTCCTGTTTCACTTGCCTGTTCCTGCCGGCCCGCGGAGGAAGCCCGTGCCGGGCGCTGTACCTGGTGTGCTGTGA
- the NTHL1 gene encoding endonuclease III-like protein 1 isoform X2, with amino-acid sequence MCAAVSAGGGRAAARRLGRAGGAAGVSRVHSTAGIPRRSRRRKSIAIAYESAQGDGAEQGASEPQRPRWEPRDWRQQLERIQEMRRNRDAPVDEMGVEKCYDSSAPPQVMRYQVLLSLMLSSQTKDQVTSAAMLRLRQHGLTVDSILQMDDATLGRIIYPVGFWRNKVKYIKQTTAILKQKYGGDIPRTVEELVQLPGVGPKMAHLAMNIAWDSVSGIAVDTHVHRITNRLKWVKKETRYPEETRVALEDWLPRDLWREINWLLVGFGQQTCLPVNPRCNECLNQDICPAAKRR; translated from the exons ATGTGCGCGGCCGTGTCCGCCGGCGGtgggcgggcggcggcccggcggctcggcagggccgggggggcggccggAG TGAGCCGGGTCCACAGCACAGCCGGCATCCCGAggcgcagcaggaggaggaagagcatcgCCATTGCCTACGAATCTGCGCAGGGGGACGGTGCCGAGCAGGGGGCGTCGGAGCCCCAGAGACCACGCTGGGAGCCAAGGGACTGGCGGCAGCAGTTGGAGCGCATCCAGGAAATGCGGAGGAACAGAGATGCTCCCGTCGATGAGATGGGAGTGGAGAAGTGTTACGACAGCAGCGCACCTCCACAG GTTATGCGCTACCAAGTTCTGCTGTCACTGATGCTCTCCAGCCAGACCAAGGACCAGGTGACATCAGCTGCCATGCTGCGCCTGAGGCAGCATGGCCTCACAGTCGACAGTATTTTGCAGATGGATGACGCGACGCTTGGGCGGATCATTTACCCTGTAGGATTCTGGAGG AACAAGGTGAAGTACATAAAGCAGACAACAGCCATCCTGAAGCAGAAGTACGGGGGCGACATACCGAGAACTGTGGAGGAGCTGGTGCAGCTGCCAGGGGTTGGGCCCAAAATGGCCCACTTGGCCATGAACATTGCCTGGGACAGTGTCTCCGGGATAG CTGTGGACACCCATGTGCACAGGATCACAAACAGGCTGAAGTGGGTGAAGAAGGAGACCAGATACCCCGAGGAAACTCGGGTAGCGCTGGAGGACTGGCTGCCCAG GGATCTCTGGAGGGAGATAAACTGGCTCTTGGTGGGCTTTGGccagcagacctgcctgcctgTGAATCCTCGCTGCAACGAATGCCTCAATCAAGACATTTGCCCAGCTGCTAAGAGACGCTGA